The Manis javanica isolate MJ-LG chromosome 2, MJ_LKY, whole genome shotgun sequence genome contains a region encoding:
- the CYRIB gene encoding CYFIP-related Rac1 interactor B isoform X1: MGNLLKVLTCTDLEQGPNFFLDFENAQPTESEKEIYNQVNVVLKDAEGILEDLQSYRGAGHEIREAIQHPTDEKLQEKAWGAVVPLVGKLKKFYEFSQRLEAALRGLLGALTSTPYSPTQHLEREQALAKQFAEILHFTLRFDELKMTNPAIQNDFSYYRRTLSRMRINNVPAEGENEVNNELANRMSLFYAEATPMLKTLSDATTKFVSENKNLPIENTTDCLSTMASVCRVMLETPEYRSRFTNEETVSFCLRVMVGVIILYDHVHPVGAFAKTSKIDMKGCIKVLKDQPPNSVEGLLNALRYTTKHLNDETTSKQIKSMLQ; encoded by the exons ATGCCCAACCTACAGAGTCTGAGAAGGAAATTTATAATCAGGTGAATGTAGTATTAAAAGATGCAGAAGGCATCTTGGAGGACTTGCAATCATATAGAGGAGCTGGCCATGAAATACGAGAG GCAATCCAGCATCCAACGGATGAGAAGTTGCAAGAGAAGGCATGGGGTGCAGTTGTTCCACTAGTAggcaaattaaagaaattttacGAATTTTCTCAGAGGTTAG AAGCAGCATTAAGAGGTCTTCTGGGAGCCTTGACCAGTACCCCTTATTCTCCTACCCAGCATCTAGAGCGGGAGCAGGCTCTTGCTAAACAATTTGCAGAAATTCTTCATTTCACACTCCGGTTTGATGAGCTCAAG ATGACAAATCCTGCCATACAGAATGATTTCAGCTATTATAGAAGAACATTGAGTCGTATGAGGATTAATAATGTTCCA gcagaaggagaaaatgaagtaaataatGAATTGGCAAATCGAATGTCACTGTTTTATGCTGAAGCAACCCCAATGCTGAAAACCTTAAGTGATGCCACAACGAAATTTGTATCTGAG aataaaaaTTTACCAATAGAAAATACCACAGATTGTCTAAGCACCATGGCTAGTGTGTGCAGAGTCATGCTTGAGACACC GGAATACAGAAGCAGATTTACAAATGAAGAGACAGTGTCGTTCTGCTTGAGGGTAATGGTGGGCGTCATAATCCTCTATGACCATGTGCATCCAGTGGGAGCATTTGCCAAAACTTCAAAAATTGAC ATGAAAGGTTGTATCAAAGTTCTTAAGGACCAACCTCCTAATAGTGTAGAAGGTCTTCTAAATGCTCTCag GTACACAACAAAACATTTGAATGATGAGACTACCTCCAAGCAGATTAAATCCATGCTGCAATAA
- the CYRIB gene encoding CYFIP-related Rac1 interactor B isoform X2 — translation MGNLIKVLTRDIDHNAAHFFLDFENAQPTESEKEIYNQVNVVLKDAEGILEDLQSYRGAGHEIREAIQHPTDEKLQEKAWGAVVPLVGKLKKFYEFSQRLEAALRGLLGALTSTPYSPTQHLEREQALAKQFAEILHFTLRFDELKMTNPAIQNDFSYYRRTLSRMRINNVPAEGENEVNNELANRMSLFYAEATPMLKTLSDATTKFVSENKNLPIENTTDCLSTMASVCRVMLETPEYRSRFTNEETVSFCLRVMVGVIILYDHVHPVGAFAKTSKIDMKGCIKVLKDQPPNSVEGLLNALRYTTKHLNDETTSKQIKSMLQ, via the exons ATGCCCAACCTACAGAGTCTGAGAAGGAAATTTATAATCAGGTGAATGTAGTATTAAAAGATGCAGAAGGCATCTTGGAGGACTTGCAATCATATAGAGGAGCTGGCCATGAAATACGAGAG GCAATCCAGCATCCAACGGATGAGAAGTTGCAAGAGAAGGCATGGGGTGCAGTTGTTCCACTAGTAggcaaattaaagaaattttacGAATTTTCTCAGAGGTTAG AAGCAGCATTAAGAGGTCTTCTGGGAGCCTTGACCAGTACCCCTTATTCTCCTACCCAGCATCTAGAGCGGGAGCAGGCTCTTGCTAAACAATTTGCAGAAATTCTTCATTTCACACTCCGGTTTGATGAGCTCAAG ATGACAAATCCTGCCATACAGAATGATTTCAGCTATTATAGAAGAACATTGAGTCGTATGAGGATTAATAATGTTCCA gcagaaggagaaaatgaagtaaataatGAATTGGCAAATCGAATGTCACTGTTTTATGCTGAAGCAACCCCAATGCTGAAAACCTTAAGTGATGCCACAACGAAATTTGTATCTGAG aataaaaaTTTACCAATAGAAAATACCACAGATTGTCTAAGCACCATGGCTAGTGTGTGCAGAGTCATGCTTGAGACACC GGAATACAGAAGCAGATTTACAAATGAAGAGACAGTGTCGTTCTGCTTGAGGGTAATGGTGGGCGTCATAATCCTCTATGACCATGTGCATCCAGTGGGAGCATTTGCCAAAACTTCAAAAATTGAC ATGAAAGGTTGTATCAAAGTTCTTAAGGACCAACCTCCTAATAGTGTAGAAGGTCTTCTAAATGCTCTCag GTACACAACAAAACATTTGAATGATGAGACTACCTCCAAGCAGATTAAATCCATGCTGCAATAA
- the CYRIB gene encoding CYFIP-related Rac1 interactor B isoform X3, whose product MGNLLKVLTCTDLEQGPNFFLDFENAQPTESEKEIYNQVNVVLKDAEGILEDLQSYRGAGHEIREAIQHPTDEKLQEKAWGAVVPLVGKLKKFYEFSQRLEAALRGLLGALTSTPYSPTQHLEREQALAKQFAEILHFTLRFDELKMTNPAIQNDFSYYRRTLSRMRINNVPAEGENEVNNELANRMSLFYAEATPMLKTLSDATTKFVSENKNLPIENTTDCLSTMASVCRVMLETPEYRSRFTNEETVSFCLRVMVGVIILYDHVHPVGAFAKTSKIDVHNKTFE is encoded by the exons ATGCCCAACCTACAGAGTCTGAGAAGGAAATTTATAATCAGGTGAATGTAGTATTAAAAGATGCAGAAGGCATCTTGGAGGACTTGCAATCATATAGAGGAGCTGGCCATGAAATACGAGAG GCAATCCAGCATCCAACGGATGAGAAGTTGCAAGAGAAGGCATGGGGTGCAGTTGTTCCACTAGTAggcaaattaaagaaattttacGAATTTTCTCAGAGGTTAG AAGCAGCATTAAGAGGTCTTCTGGGAGCCTTGACCAGTACCCCTTATTCTCCTACCCAGCATCTAGAGCGGGAGCAGGCTCTTGCTAAACAATTTGCAGAAATTCTTCATTTCACACTCCGGTTTGATGAGCTCAAG ATGACAAATCCTGCCATACAGAATGATTTCAGCTATTATAGAAGAACATTGAGTCGTATGAGGATTAATAATGTTCCA gcagaaggagaaaatgaagtaaataatGAATTGGCAAATCGAATGTCACTGTTTTATGCTGAAGCAACCCCAATGCTGAAAACCTTAAGTGATGCCACAACGAAATTTGTATCTGAG aataaaaaTTTACCAATAGAAAATACCACAGATTGTCTAAGCACCATGGCTAGTGTGTGCAGAGTCATGCTTGAGACACC GGAATACAGAAGCAGATTTACAAATGAAGAGACAGTGTCGTTCTGCTTGAGGGTAATGGTGGGCGTCATAATCCTCTATGACCATGTGCATCCAGTGGGAGCATTTGCCAAAACTTCAAAAATTGAC GTACACAACAAAACATTTGAATGA